In one window of Desulforhabdus amnigena DNA:
- a CDS encoding phosphate ABC transporter substrate-binding protein yields MGKNGGVSTLLVLVLMGLLFFSNPALCGDLDSFAGLEGTINIAGGTAHIPVMNDAAKAIMTYNPKIRITIEGGGSGIGVQKVGEGLVDIGNTGRPLSEDEISKYGLKSYPFALDGVAIVVHPDNPLTGLSAQQAKDVFAGTIANWKDVGGKDAPIHLFGRDEASGTREVFWEKLLKKGPVATATNIVPSNGAMKVAVSQDKDAIGYVSIGHVDQSIKALALDGVAATQENAMNGSYPVVRKLYMNTKGEPSKLVKAFIDYVMSSEGAEIVKKHGYIPLQTK; encoded by the coding sequence ATGGGAAAAAACGGAGGAGTGTCCACCCTTTTGGTTCTGGTTCTGATGGGATTGCTGTTTTTTTCAAATCCTGCCTTGTGCGGTGATCTCGACTCTTTTGCGGGACTTGAAGGGACGATCAACATCGCTGGCGGAACGGCCCACATACCGGTCATGAACGATGCAGCGAAAGCCATCATGACATACAATCCGAAAATCCGCATTACAATTGAAGGCGGAGGATCAGGCATTGGAGTTCAGAAGGTCGGCGAAGGTCTTGTCGATATAGGAAACACCGGTCGGCCGCTCTCGGAAGATGAGATCAGCAAGTACGGCCTCAAATCCTACCCGTTCGCGCTGGACGGTGTTGCCATAGTGGTCCATCCGGACAATCCCCTCACAGGGCTTTCAGCGCAGCAGGCTAAAGACGTCTTTGCAGGCACAATCGCCAATTGGAAGGATGTCGGCGGGAAAGATGCACCGATCCATCTCTTTGGCCGTGATGAGGCCAGTGGGACTCGCGAGGTATTTTGGGAAAAGCTTTTGAAGAAGGGCCCTGTGGCGACAGCGACGAATATCGTTCCATCCAACGGCGCGATGAAAGTTGCGGTATCCCAGGATAAGGATGCCATAGGCTATGTGAGCATTGGCCATGTGGATCAAAGCATTAAGGCCCTCGCTTTGGATGGTGTTGCCGCTACACAGGAAAACGCCATGAATGGGAGCTATCCGGTTGTTCGAAAGCTTTACATGAATACGAAAGGGGAACCATCCAAGCTGGTAAAAGCTTTTATTGATTACGTCATGAGCTCCGAAGGGGCTGAGATCGTAAAGAAACATGGATACATTCCGCTTCAGACGAAATGA
- a CDS encoding potassium transporter Kup, which yields MKKLSSSNGGNPSSLHPLHSLESSKSHPSAEIEALNSGVSPRARTLALALGALGVVYGDIGTSPLYAVKECFHGLHAIALNTGNILGVLSLIFWSLTMVVSIKYVAFILRADNNGEGGIYALLALIPVSKSSIPTRIHSAVVIAAIFGAALLYGDGIITPAISVLSAIEGLKVATESASSFILPLTCVVLLLLFLVQRHGTAGIGKVFGPIVLIWFAAIAALGIAAIKSNPHILIALNPLYAISFFAENRLHGMVVLGSVVLCITGGEALYADLGHFGTKAIRLSWFSIAFPALLLNYFGQGALLLDNPDFAFNPFYGLVPKSFLYPMVALSTMATVIASQAMITGVFSLTQQAVQLGFSPRMHIVHTSSETRGQIYVPHINYALMLACIGLVLAFRESSRLAGAYGIAVTATMGITSVLYFFVTTRRWQWSLWKAIPLVGIFIVFDLAYFGSNLLKLADGGWFTLAVGAVIMIAMTTWRDGRAELARKMLSTRFPLSLFIEDVAQKNPQRVQGTAVFMTVSPVGTPSALLHHFKHNHVLHEKIILLSVRSVDFPTLPDDERLNMEDLGQGFYRIVAFYGFREMPDVPEVLKMASRFGIQIEPSATTYFLGRETLLTTGDSKMMQWRKTLFSFMSRNAWTAPAYFGIPSDRVIEIGVQIEL from the coding sequence TTGAAAAAACTTTCTTCCTCTAATGGCGGAAATCCGTCTTCCTTACATCCACTTCATTCCCTGGAATCGTCTAAAAGTCATCCTTCAGCCGAAATTGAAGCTTTGAACAGCGGCGTTTCGCCCCGGGCGAGGACACTTGCTCTGGCACTGGGAGCCCTCGGGGTGGTTTATGGGGATATTGGTACGAGTCCTCTTTACGCTGTCAAGGAATGTTTTCACGGATTGCATGCAATTGCCCTGAACACAGGGAATATTCTTGGAGTACTATCGCTTATTTTTTGGTCGCTTACCATGGTGGTGAGCATAAAGTATGTGGCTTTCATCTTGCGTGCGGACAACAACGGAGAGGGGGGAATCTACGCCCTCCTTGCACTCATTCCCGTAAGCAAAAGCTCGATTCCGACGCGCATTCATTCTGCTGTGGTTATCGCTGCCATATTCGGTGCAGCTCTCCTCTACGGGGATGGCATCATAACTCCGGCCATCTCTGTACTCTCCGCCATTGAGGGCCTTAAGGTTGCAACAGAATCTGCATCTTCTTTTATATTGCCTCTTACCTGTGTCGTACTTCTGTTGCTCTTTCTGGTGCAGCGGCATGGTACAGCTGGGATCGGGAAGGTCTTCGGCCCCATCGTCCTCATCTGGTTTGCAGCGATTGCAGCACTCGGTATTGCTGCAATCAAGTCAAATCCCCATATATTGATCGCATTAAACCCTCTTTATGCCATATCCTTTTTTGCTGAAAACAGGTTACATGGCATGGTGGTGCTTGGATCGGTCGTCCTTTGCATAACAGGAGGTGAAGCGCTTTATGCAGATCTTGGGCACTTCGGGACCAAAGCCATTCGGCTCTCATGGTTTTCCATCGCTTTTCCTGCACTTCTTCTCAATTATTTCGGGCAGGGCGCGCTTCTTCTCGACAATCCGGATTTTGCTTTCAATCCCTTTTATGGATTAGTTCCAAAATCTTTTCTCTATCCCATGGTTGCATTATCCACTATGGCGACAGTCATCGCATCGCAGGCGATGATCACCGGAGTCTTTTCCCTCACGCAGCAAGCGGTGCAGCTTGGATTTTCTCCCCGCATGCACATCGTGCATACTTCTTCCGAAACCCGGGGCCAGATCTATGTCCCTCACATAAACTATGCTTTGATGCTCGCCTGCATCGGACTTGTGCTTGCCTTCCGGGAGTCGAGCCGTTTGGCAGGAGCATACGGCATTGCGGTTACTGCAACAATGGGGATCACATCGGTTCTTTACTTTTTCGTCACTACCCGGAGATGGCAGTGGTCGCTCTGGAAGGCTATTCCATTGGTGGGCATCTTCATTGTCTTTGATCTGGCCTATTTCGGTTCAAATCTTTTGAAGCTTGCTGATGGAGGGTGGTTTACACTCGCTGTCGGGGCAGTCATCATGATTGCCATGACCACATGGCGGGATGGACGGGCTGAGCTTGCGAGGAAGATGTTGAGCACAAGGTTTCCGCTGAGCCTTTTCATAGAGGACGTTGCACAAAAGAATCCGCAGCGGGTCCAGGGGACAGCCGTTTTCATGACGGTTTCTCCGGTTGGGACCCCTTCGGCGCTCCTGCATCACTTCAAGCACAATCATGTGTTGCATGAAAAGATCATTTTGCTCTCGGTCCGCTCTGTAGATTTTCCAACGTTACCGGACGATGAAAGACTCAACATGGAGGATCTGGGCCAGGGGTTCTACAGGATTGTTGCGTTCTATGGATTCAGGGAAATGCCTGACGTTCCGGAAGTATTGAAAATGGCTTCCCGTTTTGGAATTCAGATTGAGCCCTCTGCTACAACCTATTTCCTGGGGCGTGAGACACTGCTTACTACCGGGGACTCGAAAATGATGCAATGGCGCAAGACGCTTTTTTCCTTCATGTCAAGAAATGCCTGGACCGCACCGGCCTACTTTGGCATTCCATCGGACCGTGTGATCGAAATAGGTGTGCAGATAGAACTTTGA
- the cydB gene encoding cytochrome d ubiquinol oxidase subunit II, with translation MLESIWFVLWGVLWAIYFMLDGFDLGIGTLMPFLAKDETDKRVVYHAMGPYWNGNEVWLITAGGVTFAAFPATYAVMFSGLYSALMLILFALILRGVANEFRHQVENPRWKSIWDACLFIGSLAPALLLGVAFANIFQGIPIDEAGVFQGNLFSLLNPYGLLGGIFFTLLFTVHGAVWLAVKTEGELHDRSAALAGKLWIALAVVAVAFLVCTWFYTRLYDNYLQNPFLFMVPIVLIPFIAVGALVMLRIYMARGHWWKTWFASCTLIVGVTLFGVAGLYPNLLPSSINPAYSMTIFNSASSPLTLKIMLGVALIFVPIIIIYQSWVYHFFKDKVKTSELAQEEGY, from the coding sequence ATGCTTGAATCCATTTGGTTCGTACTCTGGGGCGTTCTCTGGGCCATCTATTTCATGCTCGACGGCTTCGACCTCGGCATTGGGACCCTGATGCCCTTTCTGGCAAAAGACGAGACGGACAAGCGGGTCGTCTACCATGCCATGGGGCCCTACTGGAACGGAAACGAAGTATGGCTCATCACTGCAGGCGGTGTCACATTCGCAGCCTTCCCCGCCACCTACGCCGTCATGTTCAGCGGACTCTATTCAGCGCTCATGCTGATCCTCTTTGCGCTCATTCTGCGTGGCGTCGCCAACGAATTCCGGCACCAGGTGGAAAATCCCCGCTGGAAATCCATCTGGGATGCCTGCCTTTTCATCGGAAGTCTTGCACCCGCCCTTCTGCTGGGTGTGGCTTTTGCCAACATTTTCCAGGGAATCCCCATCGATGAAGCCGGCGTCTTTCAGGGAAATCTCTTTTCTCTGCTCAATCCCTACGGACTCCTGGGAGGGATCTTCTTTACGCTCCTTTTCACGGTGCATGGCGCTGTCTGGCTGGCAGTGAAAACCGAAGGGGAACTGCACGACAGGTCCGCGGCCCTGGCGGGAAAGCTTTGGATCGCTCTTGCCGTCGTGGCCGTAGCGTTCCTGGTTTGTACGTGGTTTTACACGCGGCTTTACGACAACTATCTTCAGAACCCGTTTCTCTTCATGGTTCCCATCGTCCTCATTCCCTTCATCGCCGTTGGAGCGCTGGTCATGCTTCGCATCTATATGGCCAGAGGGCATTGGTGGAAAACCTGGTTTGCTTCCTGCACCCTCATCGTGGGAGTCACTCTCTTTGGCGTGGCCGGCCTCTACCCGAATCTGCTCCCATCGAGCATCAATCCCGCCTACAGCATGACGATTTTCAATTCCGCGTCTAGCCCCCTCACCCTGAAAATCATGCTGGGCGTGGCCCTAATCTTCGTTCCGATCATCATCATCTACCAGTCATGGGTCTATCATTTCTTCAAAGACAAGGTGAAGACATCCGAATTGGCTCAAGAAGAAGGCTACTAA
- a CDS encoding cytochrome ubiquinol oxidase subunit I — translation MDVLMLSRLQFAAATMFHFLFVPLTLGLSILIALMETAYVRTGDEEYKRMARFWGKIFLINFAIGVVTGITLEFQFGTNWSRYSTYVGDIFGSLLAIEATLAFFLESTFIAVWAFGWNRLSPKAHAVSIWLVAIASNLSAWWILIANSWMQHPVGFTIRNGRAELTDFLAVITQPFAMHTIVHTLSAAYILSGFFVMSICAYHLLKKQHTTFFAKSFRMGLALALIFSIVEVVQGHMHGAEVAKVQPTKLAAMESLWETTQRAPQYLFLIPDEKNEKNLVEFGGMPGALSMLAYHSPNATVKGLKDFPKEERPPVTLSFVSFRIMIALGFLFLFLTIYGWFRRNKLEESPGFLKIMLYAVPLPYLAAEAGWTLAEVGRQPWVVYGIMKTSDAVSPIATSQVFVSLLAFIGVYSLLGAVAFYLIISHARKGPQPEAVAA, via the coding sequence ATGGACGTTCTCATGCTTTCGCGGCTTCAGTTTGCGGCTGCAACAATGTTCCATTTCCTTTTTGTCCCCCTCACTCTAGGGCTTTCCATCCTCATTGCCCTCATGGAAACCGCTTATGTCAGAACCGGCGATGAAGAGTACAAAAGAATGGCCAGGTTCTGGGGCAAGATTTTTCTCATCAATTTCGCCATCGGTGTCGTGACAGGGATCACTCTGGAATTTCAATTCGGAACCAACTGGTCCCGATATTCCACCTACGTAGGCGATATCTTTGGATCGCTCCTGGCCATAGAGGCCACTCTCGCCTTTTTCCTGGAATCCACTTTCATTGCCGTCTGGGCGTTCGGATGGAACAGGCTTTCTCCCAAGGCGCACGCTGTCTCCATCTGGCTTGTGGCCATCGCATCGAACCTCTCAGCGTGGTGGATTCTCATTGCCAACTCGTGGATGCAGCATCCCGTGGGATTCACGATTCGCAACGGCAGGGCGGAACTCACCGATTTCCTGGCAGTTATCACTCAGCCTTTTGCCATGCACACCATTGTACACACTCTGAGCGCAGCCTACATTCTTTCGGGTTTCTTTGTCATGAGCATTTGCGCTTACCATCTCTTGAAAAAGCAGCACACCACGTTTTTCGCCAAATCATTTCGAATGGGACTCGCTCTTGCCCTGATTTTTTCCATCGTTGAAGTGGTCCAGGGACACATGCACGGCGCTGAAGTGGCCAAAGTGCAACCCACCAAGCTGGCAGCCATGGAATCTCTCTGGGAAACGACTCAAAGGGCTCCGCAATATCTCTTCCTGATCCCCGACGAGAAGAATGAAAAAAATCTCGTCGAATTCGGCGGTATGCCCGGCGCCCTGAGCATGCTCGCTTACCACTCTCCCAATGCTACGGTGAAGGGACTCAAGGATTTTCCCAAAGAAGAGCGCCCCCCTGTGACCCTTTCTTTCGTATCCTTCAGAATAATGATCGCACTAGGATTTTTATTCCTGTTTCTCACTATTTATGGATGGTTCAGACGCAACAAGCTGGAAGAGAGCCCCGGTTTCCTCAAAATCATGCTTTACGCCGTACCCCTCCCCTACCTGGCCGCCGAAGCGGGATGGACCCTTGCCGAAGTGGGAAGGCAACCATGGGTGGTCTACGGGATCATGAAAACCTCCGATGCCGTTTCTCCCATTGCGACCTCACAGGTTTTCGTCTCTCTCCTGGCCTTCATAGGGGTCTATTCATTGCTGGGTGCGGTTGCCTTTTATCTCATCATCTCTCATGCGCGCAAGGGTCCTCAACCCGAAGCGGTTGCTGCATGA
- a CDS encoding flavodoxin domain-containing protein, which yields MAKALVVYATRTNQTKSIADLIAEGMRLSGMEVTVINVNEYEKKGIDPATYDAVVLGAATYHGEMIQSMKTFLFLMEKANLEGKVGGSFGAYGWSGEAPGRIYDTMKNVFKMKMAKYPLMLKSASLGGGIQMAQGYGKEIAAMIL from the coding sequence ATGGCAAAAGCACTGGTAGTTTACGCAACAAGGACCAATCAGACAAAGAGTATCGCGGATCTCATCGCGGAGGGAATGCGTTTATCCGGAATGGAAGTGACGGTGATCAATGTCAACGAATACGAAAAAAAGGGAATTGACCCCGCAACCTATGACGCCGTCGTTCTCGGCGCGGCGACCTATCATGGGGAGATGATCCAGTCCATGAAAACTTTCCTGTTCCTCATGGAAAAAGCGAACCTGGAGGGCAAAGTGGGAGGTTCTTTTGGTGCATACGGTTGGAGTGGAGAAGCTCCGGGCCGCATCTACGACACCATGAAAAATGTCTTCAAGATGAAGATGGCAAAGTACCCCCTTATGCTCAAGTCGGCATCCCTTGGAGGCGGGATTCAGATGGCTCAGGGATACGGCAAGGAAATCGCCGCAATGATCTTGTAG
- a CDS encoding sigma-54 interaction domain-containing protein encodes MKALTLEQLMADKRNLEHILDNLLEGIIAHDKERRILFFNRAAEKITGYSKEEVVGRDCHEVFGSPFCGNRCSFCSGPPDSFSHAGYTINILTKNGEPRCIEMSVSGMRDESGSFVGVLAAFRDMTDFLGLKIRLGEISHFSGIIGQDHKILSIFEQIRELATNDFPVHIFGETGTGKELVATAIHNESRRGGGPFVPVNCGALPEGLLESELFGHVKGAFSGAIRDKKGRFELAHTGTIFLDEVTELPKAMQVKLLRVLQEGTFERVGGEETIKVDVRIISATNRDLKSEMEKQNFREDLYYRLNVVPLRLPPLRERKNDIPLLAAHFLQKATECGQKAANLSQDALSLMMDYSWPGNIRELQNAIHFALVKSRGSVIRPEDLPLELKARENCPCPPGPSRKLNKESVSAALTQSGGNKSKAAKLLGVGRATLYRFLDDEKMSQDTLLSHAGT; translated from the coding sequence ATGAAAGCCCTGACACTCGAACAATTGATGGCAGACAAGAGGAACCTCGAACACATCCTCGACAACCTCTTGGAGGGAATCATCGCCCATGACAAAGAAAGGCGGATCCTCTTTTTCAATCGGGCGGCTGAAAAAATCACCGGCTACTCCAAAGAAGAAGTCGTAGGAAGAGACTGCCATGAGGTCTTCGGCAGTCCATTCTGCGGAAACCGCTGCTCTTTTTGTTCCGGTCCACCCGATTCCTTTTCCCACGCCGGCTATACGATCAATATTCTCACAAAAAACGGGGAACCTCGATGCATTGAAATGTCGGTGTCGGGAATGCGTGATGAGTCGGGTTCTTTCGTGGGAGTCCTCGCAGCATTTCGGGACATGACTGATTTTCTCGGACTGAAGATCCGGCTCGGCGAAATCAGCCATTTCAGCGGTATCATCGGTCAGGACCATAAAATACTTTCCATCTTTGAACAGATCAGGGAACTGGCAACCAACGACTTTCCCGTACACATCTTTGGCGAAACCGGAACGGGTAAGGAACTTGTGGCCACCGCCATCCACAATGAAAGCCGCCGGGGAGGAGGCCCCTTTGTCCCCGTCAACTGCGGGGCGCTGCCCGAAGGTTTGTTGGAAAGCGAACTTTTCGGCCACGTGAAGGGGGCCTTTTCAGGAGCCATTCGGGACAAAAAAGGTCGATTCGAACTGGCCCACACGGGGACCATATTCCTGGATGAAGTGACGGAGCTTCCCAAGGCCATGCAGGTGAAACTCCTGAGGGTTCTCCAGGAAGGAACCTTCGAGCGGGTAGGTGGAGAAGAGACCATCAAAGTGGATGTGCGCATCATCAGCGCCACCAACCGGGATCTCAAATCGGAAATGGAGAAGCAGAATTTTCGTGAAGACCTTTATTACCGGCTCAATGTGGTCCCTCTTCGTCTTCCGCCTCTGAGAGAAAGAAAAAACGATATTCCTCTTCTAGCCGCACACTTCCTGCAAAAAGCCACAGAATGCGGACAGAAAGCGGCGAATCTCTCCCAGGATGCTCTTTCCCTCATGATGGACTATTCATGGCCGGGAAATATTCGTGAACTGCAGAACGCCATCCACTTCGCCCTCGTCAAATCCAGAGGAAGCGTGATCCGCCCGGAAGACCTGCCTCTCGAACTGAAGGCCCGAGAAAACTGCCCGTGCCCACCGGGACCCTCACGAAAGTTGAATAAAGAATCCGTTTCAGCCGCGCTGACTCAGAGCGGAGGCAATAAATCCAAGGCTGCAAAACTCCTTGGCGTGGGACGAGCCACCTTATACCGATTCCTGGATGATGAAAAAATGTCTCAGGATACACTTTTGTCTCATGCCGGAACTTGA
- a CDS encoding Hsp70 family protein, with amino-acid sequence MDNPFEFEDITYRYIVGIDLGTTNSALAYVDLSRKDKQPREIQFLEFPQLTAPGEVSRRPVLPSFLYLPGPYELPPESTALPWDSKRNFAVGEFAREQGALVPGRMVSSAKSWLCHGGVDRTGAILPWGAGSDVQKVSPVDASARYLQHMRESWNEIIGRGREGFRLEEQLVILTVPASFDEVARELTVTAARNAGLPRIVLLEEPLAAFYAWLARHEDDWQTQMQPGQMILVCDVGGGTTDFTIIAIREGEKGLRFDRLAVGDHLMLGGDNMDLSLARHLEVQLVGEPGKLDTKRWHQLWHQCRKAKEVLLGEAEPTLSSSPESAAREAAPDTFTISLMGTGRKLIADTLKGTLTKAQVEALILEGFFPFVSPDEVPRGGRRSGLTEWGLPFVQDAAVTRHLAAFWKRYRSLLQQETGRDALYPDFVLFNGGALTPVSIRRRILEVVKHWFEAEAKEGWIPIELENTRPELAVAIGAAYYGLVRQGEGVRIGAGSPRSYYVEVNTVSREGESGGTHPAVCLVPRGTEEGFEAQLNRPAFEVLANQPVAFQIFSSSTRLGDHLGDVLTLSPDEITPLPPIRTVLRYGKKSTAQALPVLLAIRLTEVGTLELWCQSQKSPHRWQLQFDVRQAAEPEAPLAVSTGETLDTEIIERAQAAIKGVFRKGETSSDNSPEKLVKNLVTLLELGKENWPTPLIRKLADTLLECKKENALTPQHEARWFNLLGYCLRPGFGDPLDEWRMKEIWKIYPQGLQYARQAQNRTEWWIFWRRVAGGLTAGHQWYIFQQVWPILQPVDKKKKKGAKRPLKSLSLQEELEIWMALANFERLPVKNKMELGRIALERIRKGKFKSQELWTLGRLGARIPFYGPLDLVVPSGEASLWLNTLLSLDLEPTEALAQALLQLGRRTGDRERDLPQEDRDRLAQWLDPLPQSERYREVLSNPDIALMTGEKDWIFGEALPSGLILSSPGSVSTD; translated from the coding sequence ATGGACAATCCGTTTGAGTTTGAGGATATTACCTATCGATATATTGTCGGCATAGACCTCGGTACGACCAATTCGGCCCTGGCCTATGTCGACCTGTCCCGGAAAGACAAACAGCCCAGAGAAATTCAATTCTTGGAATTCCCTCAGCTGACCGCCCCAGGCGAAGTAAGCCGCCGCCCGGTTTTGCCTTCTTTTCTCTACCTGCCGGGCCCTTATGAATTGCCTCCCGAGAGCACCGCTCTTCCCTGGGACTCAAAACGGAATTTCGCTGTCGGGGAGTTCGCAAGGGAACAGGGGGCCCTCGTGCCCGGTAGAATGGTTTCCTCGGCCAAATCCTGGCTCTGCCACGGCGGCGTGGACCGGACGGGAGCCATATTGCCATGGGGAGCGGGCTCCGATGTGCAGAAAGTTTCGCCTGTGGACGCCAGCGCCCGGTATCTGCAGCACATGAGGGAATCCTGGAACGAAATCATCGGACGTGGGCGTGAAGGCTTCCGGTTGGAAGAGCAGCTGGTCATTCTCACGGTTCCCGCATCCTTCGACGAAGTGGCGCGCGAACTCACGGTGACAGCGGCACGCAATGCGGGGCTTCCCAGGATCGTTCTTCTGGAAGAGCCCCTTGCGGCATTCTATGCCTGGCTCGCCCGACACGAAGACGACTGGCAGACGCAAATGCAACCGGGGCAAATGATCCTGGTCTGCGACGTGGGCGGAGGCACGACGGATTTCACCATCATTGCCATTCGCGAGGGAGAAAAGGGGCTGCGGTTCGATCGGCTCGCCGTGGGGGATCACCTGATGCTGGGCGGAGACAACATGGATCTCTCTCTTGCCAGACACCTGGAAGTGCAGCTCGTGGGCGAACCCGGAAAGCTCGACACCAAAAGGTGGCATCAGCTTTGGCACCAATGCCGGAAGGCAAAGGAGGTCCTTCTGGGTGAAGCCGAACCCACCCTCTCTTCTTCCCCTGAAAGCGCAGCAAGAGAAGCTGCACCCGACACATTCACGATCTCCCTTATGGGCACCGGAAGGAAGCTCATTGCCGATACCCTGAAAGGGACCCTCACGAAAGCCCAGGTCGAAGCACTGATTCTGGAAGGCTTCTTTCCCTTTGTCTCCCCTGACGAAGTTCCCAGGGGCGGCCGCCGGTCCGGGCTTACGGAATGGGGGCTCCCTTTCGTACAGGATGCTGCCGTCACGCGTCATCTTGCCGCCTTCTGGAAGCGTTACAGGTCCCTTCTGCAGCAGGAAACGGGGCGGGACGCTCTCTATCCCGATTTTGTACTCTTCAACGGAGGAGCTCTCACCCCGGTATCCATCCGCCGTCGCATTCTGGAGGTGGTGAAGCACTGGTTTGAAGCGGAAGCAAAAGAAGGCTGGATCCCCATCGAGCTGGAAAACACACGTCCTGAACTGGCTGTAGCCATTGGAGCGGCCTACTACGGCCTGGTACGCCAGGGAGAAGGAGTGCGCATCGGGGCGGGCAGTCCCAGATCTTACTACGTGGAGGTGAACACTGTTTCCAGGGAAGGTGAAAGCGGCGGAACGCACCCCGCTGTCTGCCTGGTTCCGCGCGGCACGGAGGAAGGTTTCGAAGCACAACTGAACCGGCCGGCATTCGAAGTGCTCGCCAATCAGCCTGTGGCTTTTCAGATCTTCAGTTCCAGCACCCGCTTGGGAGACCACCTGGGGGATGTGCTGACCCTTTCCCCGGATGAGATCACTCCACTTCCTCCCATCCGCACCGTATTGCGTTACGGAAAGAAGAGCACGGCCCAGGCGCTTCCCGTTCTGCTCGCCATTCGCCTCACGGAGGTGGGCACACTGGAACTCTGGTGTCAGTCCCAGAAGAGCCCCCATCGCTGGCAATTGCAGTTCGACGTGCGCCAGGCGGCCGAACCGGAAGCACCCCTTGCTGTATCTACAGGTGAAACCCTCGATACCGAAATCATCGAACGGGCACAGGCGGCGATCAAAGGGGTTTTTCGAAAAGGGGAAACATCCTCTGACAACTCGCCTGAAAAACTTGTCAAAAACCTGGTCACCCTGTTGGAACTGGGGAAAGAAAACTGGCCCACGCCCCTCATTCGAAAATTGGCGGACACCCTCCTCGAATGCAAAAAGGAAAATGCCCTCACTCCCCAACATGAAGCCAGGTGGTTCAATTTACTTGGATATTGTCTGCGTCCCGGCTTTGGAGATCCACTGGATGAATGGCGCATGAAAGAAATCTGGAAGATCTATCCCCAGGGGCTGCAATATGCGAGGCAGGCTCAGAACCGCACGGAATGGTGGATTTTCTGGCGGCGTGTCGCAGGAGGACTCACAGCCGGGCATCAGTGGTACATCTTTCAGCAGGTATGGCCGATTCTTCAGCCGGTGGATAAGAAAAAGAAGAAAGGCGCTAAAAGGCCTCTAAAGAGCCTGAGCCTTCAGGAAGAACTCGAAATCTGGATGGCGCTGGCCAATTTTGAACGCCTTCCGGTAAAGAATAAAATGGAACTCGGCCGCATCGCCTTGGAAAGAATCCGCAAAGGGAAATTCAAATCTCAGGAACTGTGGACCCTCGGCAGATTGGGTGCCAGGATTCCTTTTTACGGGCCTCTCGATCTGGTCGTTCCCAGTGGAGAAGCTTCTTTATGGCTGAACACCCTCCTGTCCCTGGACCTCGAGCCGACAGAAGCCTTGGCTCAGGCGTTGCTTCAACTGGGTCGTCGCACAGGAGACCGTGAAAGGGATTTGCCCCAGGAGGACCGGGACCGCCTGGCTCAATGGCTGGATCCCCTGCCTCAGAGCGAACGTTACAGGGAAGTGCTTTCCAACCCGGACATCGCTCTGATGACCGGGGAAAAAGACTGGATTTTTGGAGAAGCTCTTCCATCGGGGTTGATTCTCTCTTCGCCGGGAAGCGTCTCAACCGATTGA